From Bacillus sp. FSL K6-3431, the proteins below share one genomic window:
- the prli42 gene encoding stressosome-associated protein Prli42 gives MSNKKVRKVVIYLMLISMIATTVMAGISFL, from the coding sequence ATGTCAAATAAAAAAGTTCGAAAAGTCGTTATTTATCTCATGCTCATTTCAATGATCGCTACAACAGTCATGGCAGGGATCTCATTCCTGTGA